A single window of Coffea eugenioides isolate CCC68of chromosome 7, Ceug_1.0, whole genome shotgun sequence DNA harbors:
- the LOC113776909 gene encoding probable E3 ubiquitin-protein ligase ZFP1, translating into MQQQQFYSPALHQHYHHYQTYPPRIQENMGIYDGHYVFFPPPDQTPFYPVPSAYGFPVYPQSIQPGYYSRDFFLPSPLQYYYGHPPAEAMYYDQNNNYYVNQEQNLQCPRSHLQESDQGPDLLSRFSFAPEDETVILDLDAEENYPLENQLQESGHGRNIHLRLSASFAPEDDTTPLRALDVEFVNEEGNLASVTTLIPADDPIVEFLQQLVPEDRISKNSGLLEATISEHLKIRSYQTLADQQPEICVVCQCECENGETIGTLECKHEYHADCIKRWLMKKNVCPLCKREGIQQKS; encoded by the coding sequence atgcagcaacaGCAGTTCTATTCACCTGCTCTTCATCAGCATTATCATCACTACCAAACTTATCCGCCAAGGATTCAAGAAAACATGGGAATTTACGACGGACACTATGTTTTCTTCCCCCCTCCTGATCAGACTCCATTTTACCCTGTTCCGTCAGCTTATGGCTTCCCAGTTTATCCACAATCCATTCAGCCAGGTTACTATTCTCGAGATTTTTTTCTTCCTAGCCCTCTGCAATACTACTACGGTCATCCTCCTGCTGAAGCGATGTACTATGATCAGAATAACAATTACTATGTTAATCAAGAGCAAAACCTCCAATGTCCCCGGAGCCATCTTCAAGAATCTGATCAGGGACCGGACCTCCTCTCCCGTTTTAGCTTTGCACCAGAAGATGAGACTGTCATACTTGATTTGGATGCGGAGGAGAACTACCCACTTGAGAACCAGCTTCAAGAATCTGGTCATGGACGAAATATTCACTTACGATTGAGCGCGAGCTTTGCACCAGAAGATGATACTACTCCCCTACGTGCGTTGGATGTAGAGTTCGTCAATGAGGAAGGAAATCTTGCCAGCGTCACGACTTTGATTCCTGCTGATGACCCAATTGTTGAGTTCCTACAACAATTGGTTCCAGAAGACAGGATTAGTAAAAATAGTGGTTTACTGGAAGCAACCATCTCAGAGCATCTGAAAATCAGAAGTTATCAAACACTTGCTGATCAACAACCTGAAATTTGCGTAGTTTGCCAGTGCGAGTGCGAGAATGGGGAGACAATTGGAACTCTAGAATGCAAGCATGAGTACCATGCCGACTGCATCAAAAGGTGGTTAATGAAGAAGAATGTTTGCCCTCTTTGCAAACGTGAAGGAATTCAACAGAAAAGCTAA